In one Sporomusa sphaeroides DSM 2875 genomic region, the following are encoded:
- a CDS encoding YgjV family protein, whose amino-acid sequence MENIDFVECLGYFASLLVASSFLMKSINKLRLVNTAGAILFVIYAVTIKALPVALINLFIVCVNIYYLTKQHTAKQTT is encoded by the coding sequence ATGGAGAACATTGATTTCGTGGAATGTCTGGGGTATTTTGCCTCCCTCTTGGTCGCCAGCTCTTTTTTAATGAAATCGATAAATAAATTACGTCTGGTAAATACGGCAGGTGCTATTCTCTTTGTTATATATGCTGTTACGATTAAGGCGTTGCCGGTGGCCTTAATTAATCTGTTTATTGTTTGTGTAAATATATATTATTTAACAAAACAACATACTGCCAAACAAACGACCTGA
- a CDS encoding MATE family efflux transporter: protein MDPSTALGEEPIGKLLWRFSIPAIIGMMVNALYNVVDSIFVGNGVGEIGLTAVTIAFPIMLVMMAFGMLIGVGASTLVSIRLGENNRAEAEQILGNALTLIIILAFVMSVAGLLFLEPILQALGAEPKVLPSAKIFTQIIISGSVFMYIGFGLNNIIRAEGNPRLAMLTMLISAGINIILNPLFIFGMKLGIGGSALATVISQAVSALWVLGYFFSSKSTLKIRLRYLRPKAAIVQAIATIGMSPFFMQLAASIVTVIYNFALIRYGGDLAVAAMGIVNRVAMLLLMPVMGISQGAQPIIGYNYGAQQYYRVFQTLKKAVLAASGISLIGFIFIQIFDYYIIGLFNSNPELIAMGGKGLRIMLSLLPIIGFQVIAAQYFQAVGKAKHALLLTMSRQVLILIPMIMLLPNFFGLTGIWLAGPIADLASAVLTGYFLYRELRALKVM, encoded by the coding sequence ATGGATCCATCAACGGCTTTAGGTGAGGAGCCGATTGGCAAGCTGTTATGGCGGTTTTCCATACCTGCCATTATCGGCATGATGGTAAATGCGCTATACAATGTTGTGGACAGTATCTTCGTCGGTAATGGTGTGGGTGAGATAGGTCTGACGGCAGTGACGATCGCGTTTCCGATCATGCTGGTAATGATGGCCTTCGGTATGTTAATTGGGGTGGGGGCGTCTACACTGGTGTCTATCCGGCTAGGCGAAAATAACCGGGCAGAGGCGGAGCAGATTTTAGGTAATGCGCTGACTTTAATCATTATCCTGGCGTTTGTTATGTCTGTTGCCGGGCTGCTTTTTCTCGAGCCTATACTGCAAGCGCTGGGGGCAGAGCCCAAGGTGCTGCCTTCTGCCAAAATATTTACCCAGATTATTATTTCCGGCAGTGTATTTATGTACATTGGCTTTGGTTTGAATAATATTATCAGGGCAGAGGGCAATCCCCGCCTGGCGATGCTTACCATGCTGATTTCGGCGGGTATTAACATTATTCTCAATCCGCTTTTTATTTTCGGGATGAAACTGGGAATCGGCGGTTCCGCTCTGGCTACTGTCATTTCCCAGGCTGTTTCCGCTTTATGGGTCCTTGGTTACTTTTTCAGCAGTAAGAGCACCCTGAAGATCAGGCTGCGGTATCTGCGGCCGAAAGCAGCTATTGTCCAGGCGATTGCCACTATCGGGATGTCGCCGTTTTTCATGCAGCTGGCCGCCAGCATTGTTACCGTCATTTATAATTTTGCCCTCATCCGCTATGGCGGAGACCTGGCTGTCGCCGCTATGGGCATTGTCAACCGGGTGGCGATGCTGCTGTTGATGCCTGTAATGGGCATTAGTCAGGGGGCTCAGCCGATCATCGGCTATAACTACGGTGCACAGCAATATTACCGGGTTTTTCAGACGCTGAAAAAGGCAGTCCTGGCCGCCAGTGGCATTTCGCTGATCGGCTTTATTTTTATTCAAATATTTGATTACTATATTATTGGCTTGTTCAACAGCAATCCGGAACTCATTGCCATGGGCGGCAAAGGGTTGAGAATCATGCTGAGCTTATTGCCGATTATCGGTTTTCAGGTCATTGCGGCTCAGTATTTTCAGGCAGTCGGCAAAGCCAAACACGCGTTATTGCTTACCATGTCAAGACAAGTGCTCATATTAATTCCCATGATTATGCTTCTGCCTAATTTTTTCGGCTTGACTGGAATTTGGCTGGCAGGGCCGATCGCAGACTTGGCATCAGCGGTTCTCACAGGATATTTTTTATATCGTGAGCTGCGTGCCCTGAAAGTTATGTAA
- a CDS encoding VOC family protein: MAVQAYINFKGNCREAVEFYSQVFGTEKPQIMTFGDMPPDPNQQFTLPEELKNWVMHARLSIHGSVVMFSDVFPDMPLVVGNNISLTIVTANMEDITFAFNKLKEGGKVVMELQETFWSRYYGFVTDKFGIGWQFNYPICEEAADK; this comes from the coding sequence ATGGCTGTTCAAGCGTATATCAATTTTAAAGGGAATTGCCGGGAAGCAGTAGAATTTTATTCACAGGTTTTCGGAACGGAAAAGCCGCAAATCATGACCTTTGGTGATATGCCGCCAGACCCTAACCAGCAATTTACTCTGCCGGAAGAGCTGAAAAACTGGGTAATGCACGCACGGCTTAGCATTCATGGAAGTGTTGTGATGTTTTCCGACGTTTTCCCCGATATGCCTTTGGTTGTGGGCAACAATATAAGCCTTACCATAGTTACGGCGAATATGGAAGACATTACCTTCGCCTTTAACAAACTCAAAGAAGGCGGCAAGGTGGTTATGGAGCTTCAGGAAACATTCTGGAGCAGGTACTATGGATTTGTAACCGATAAGTTTGGAATCGGCTGGCAGTTTAACTATCCCATATGTGAGGAGGCCGCGGACAAGTAA
- a CDS encoding HD domain-containing protein — protein sequence MIMDKEILINEMKEIFHQVPYGIEHTLRVLGYAEEIMDGENVNEYQREISSIVAIFHDIGAIEAQRKYGSMEGTYQEKEGPPIARRILEELGCDSRIIDRCCFIIGNHHTPSRIDGIDFQIQWEADLIDNLKYTDIQMDRETLGRYIDDNFKTGTAKKIAYRELMDKASEDIH from the coding sequence ATGATAATGGATAAAGAAATATTAATAAACGAAATGAAAGAAATATTTCATCAGGTTCCCTATGGAATAGAGCATACCCTAAGGGTATTAGGATATGCAGAAGAAATCATGGACGGCGAAAATGTTAATGAGTATCAGCGAGAAATAAGTTCAATAGTAGCTATCTTTCACGACATCGGTGCTATTGAGGCGCAGCGCAAGTATGGCAGCATGGAGGGGACGTACCAGGAAAAAGAGGGTCCGCCCATTGCCAGACGAATACTTGAGGAATTAGGTTGCGATTCCCGCATTATCGACAGATGCTGCTTTATTATCGGCAATCATCATACGCCGTCAAGGATTGACGGTATTGACTTTCAAATTCAATGGGAAGCAGACCTGATTGACAATTTAAAGTATACGGATATTCAAATGGATAGAGAAACACTTGGCCGTTATATTGATGATAATTTCAAGACAGGCACGGCTAAAAAAATTGCATACCGTGAGTTAATGGATAAAGCATCTGAGGATATCCACTAA